The Paenibacillus wynnii DNA window TGAACTATATTTTAATTTTTTTAATACAAAAAGGGAATCAGAAGCGTCCAATTCCCTTAGGTGTAGTCCGAAATGGCTATGTTATGTGTATCTCTTTGAAATTTCATAAGTGTGTCAATACTTTTTACTTTTGCCACGATATAACCTCCTCTATTAAAAATTATATTATGTAACTTGCCTTACCGATTCTGAGGAGAAGGAAACTATAAACCTTGACCCGAGAAAATAATTAAATTTAAGGTGAACAAAAAAATAACAAAAAGCGAAAAGGAACGAGGGAGGGAAATTTGGAACTGTAGGAGCGATAGCGACCGCCTTTGTATCCGGATTTCAACCACTAAAAATGGGTTAAATCAAAGAAATCTGGATACAACAGCGGCCGGAAGTCCAAATCTTCACGGTAGTGACGCATTAGCCTTAAGTTAATATCTTAAGTACCATCTTAATTTGACCGATTTTTCGACGCCATCTTCGGGGTTTCAATCCTTAGTCCAGATGATGTAATTGGGCCATAATTCATTAGGTTTGTCATTATAGCTGAAAGCTCGAGAGGTGTTTGCTTCATTCCGGATTGTAGCCAGTGCAGCACTACTCCCAGGTTAGCTGAAGCCATATAAGAAATCAGGAATTCCAAAGGAACTAATCGATTCTCTTCTTGGGGCTGTGCATAAGAAAGGTTCTTAAAAATACGGGTTTCCATCAGATCCTTAAATCGGTTGATATAAGATACATCCCCATGAGGTCCGAACATGACCTTGAAAAATTTTGCCTGACGTTTAACCTCCTCGAATATAAGGGTTATCTTTGGGTAGGGCTCATTTTTGTCGGCATAAACCATTAATTCCTTAGGATTAAGCTGCTGGATGGTGTTCTGAATATGCTCAAAGGCTTCTTCCTTCATTTGATCTAACATGCCAGCTACGTCCCGGTAATGCAGGTAGAAGGTGCCTCTATTAATATCCGCGCGGTTGGCGATGTCTGTAACGGTAATTCCTTCGATACTTCTCTCTTCGATTATAGAGAGGAGAGCGTCGCGCATTAATTGTTTGGTTCGAGCTTGTCTTCGATCCATTTTTTCAGACATAAGGAGCCCCTTTCAATTAAATAATTCGAGGTAGTGAACAGTTTTGCAGAGTAGTGTTGAATAGTTAACAGAATGGGGTAAAGCTGATTATTGTATTCTATATGCCTCTCATTATAATTAACACTATGGTCATTAATCAACAAATTGTTAATTAAAAATAGAGATGAGGTAGAGTGGAATGGCTCTCATAAAACAAAAGAAGCTGTGGATAGGGATAGTTGCTGTATTTGTTGTGTTAGTTGTCTTCGGGGCTGCTATGATGGGTTCGATTGTCGGGGCAAAGCCTAAAAATTTACCAGTTGCTATTGTGGTTCTAGATCAACAGGTAGGGCTGCCGACAGGTGAATCTCTAGCCGTGGGTGAGAAGATACGGGAGAAGTTACTGTCTAATAAACAGCTTCCTATTGTATGGAAGGTTGTTGGTTCAGAGGCGGAAGTAAGAGCGGGTTTGGATCATCAAGAGTATTATGGGGCATTGGTGCTACCCACAGACCTCAGCAGCGGATTGCTATCGTTGGCTAGTCCAGATCGTAAACCGGCAACAGTAAAGATTATTACGAATGAAGGTGCGAATACACAAGCCTCGTCCGCCGTAAAGCAGATGCTAGGAGCTGCAATGAAGGGTGCTAGTCTGGAGCTGTCTGCACAGTTGCTTGGACAGATTAGTCAGCAATCAGAGCAAATAACGGTAGGAGCAGCTAAAGCTTTATTATCTCCAATAATTATAGAAGAAGAGACGGTTCATGCTGTGGGTATCAATAATGCGAGTGGTAATGCACCGGGTATGCTCACTCAGATCCAATGGATTGGCAGCTTGGTGGCTGGGTTAATGCTGTTTATAATATCCAAGGGGGTAGCTGCTAAGGGAACTCGGAGATGGGGTGTTATTCTTAGTCAGCTAGGGGTTGGACTCGTCTTATTAATGGCTGTATCGGGGTTCTTGGTATGGATGGCTTCGTCATGGTACGGAATGGAGCTAACACATGCTGTAGATACCTGGTTATTCCTTTGGCTGGCTGGCTCGGCATTCTTCTTCATACAATCGTCGTTACTGAACTGGATTGGCCTCCCTACTATGGGGATTCTCGTGCTGCTTATGTTCTTCTCCATGCCAGTGCTTAATATTGCACCTGAATTCCTGTCGCAGGCGACACAGGATTGGCTATACTCATGGGTACCGTTGAAGTTTGTTGCAGTAGGACTTCGAGAGGTTATGTATTTCGGCGGATTTAAGTCGGGTAGTATGAACGTAGAGGTGTTATGGGGTATTTTAGTCTTTTTCCTTATTGTGTTGGTGGCATCCGGGGTTAAAAAAGCTAAGCCTCAGGATGTTGCTGTTACTGCTATTGCCAATCCAGTTTTATAGACAACACTGTTTAAACAAACGTTCGTGAGTAGGATAATATATAGAAAAGACACTTGAGCAGCTGCTCAAGTGTCTTTTTTCCTCACCTTAGCTATACACTCCTGAATAGCCTGCTTTACGACTTCTGGCTCCGACATCTGCGGAAAATGTCCGCTTCGGAAAGCTATGATATGTTTACCCTGAGGGTTCCGCTGCACAAAGTCTAGTTGATTGGCTTTTCTTAATTGATAGGCATGCTCTGGGAGCATTGGTGGTTTTTTGCCCCCAGATACCACAAATAAAGGGACATCCGGGAAAGGAGCAGCCTGCCCAATTTGCTCTACGGTCTTCTCTACAAAGTGAACCTCGTTCCATTGGTTATGAGGAGAGAAAGAGTCGAATTTCCGAAGGATTCGATTAATGCCCCGGATGAATCCATTTTGAGTTTCATTAATTTTTAGATCTTGCGGGTGGCTGGAATCCAGCAGTACGACTCCCGCTATATCATCTGGATATTGCCTAGCAAACAGGTTAGCATATAACCCGCCTAGAGAGTGCCCGACTAGAATATAAGGAGGATGGAGGTTTACTTCCTGGAGCAATTCTCTGAGTGAGTTCACAATTGCATTTCCATGTTGAGGAGTGGATGGCTTATCGCTGCCTCCTACACCGAATCGATTATAAGCAAATACCGTGGTCTCCTCAGCGAGTTCATGGAACACTTTGTACCAGCCTTCAATCGGACCGCTTCCTCCATTAATGAGAATAACGGCAGGTATACCCTCACCAGATTGAGAATATTCCAGATTGCCGCTTGTCGTAGACATCTTTTTCTTAGGAATAGGCTTCATTGTTCCACCTCTTCATTATTGTTTATTTATAGTTCCTGATACGATATCACCGCGGATCGGTTCCAAGCCATCCTTAAAGGTGATAGGCAGGGTAGTCAACTTATTTTCGTCCGTTCCTGATGATACTTGAAAATGAATATGAGGCTCAGAGGAGTTTCCTGAATTACCGCATAACCCGATAAGTTGGCCGGTAGTCACGGTATCCCCTGTCTTTACTTTGACTGAACCCTTTTTCAGATGAGCTATTGTGCTATATTCTCCATTGGTATGTTGAATAAGGACCATATTTCCTGCAGGTTGTTCTTCATTCATCTTGCCTACGGGCTCATTATCTAAAATGCCATCAATGGCCTCAACAACTACACCTTCTGCCGGGGCATAAATCTCTTCATTGAAAGCGAAATAACTATCATTGAGCTTTGGGTTGCCTTCGTAGGTATAGCCGTTTTTTTCTTTTAGAAAATCATAAGCATAGCGTATTTGTTCATATTCGTAGTGATAATTAACAAATCTACTTTTTCCACCCCAATAGACAAGCCATTCCCCTCCAAAAGGTAGATTAAATAGAGTCTTAGAGTAAGCGTCATCCGTCTCTGGATGGGGTTCATGAGGCAGGATTTGGATTCCGATGATGGTCCCTTTTGCATCTACAGTGGCTGTAAGCTCCTTACTCTCTGAGATATCGTTCCAAACCAAGGATTCGGCCCCATTTACCTGCATGTTCGACAGGAGCTGGAAAGAATCAATGTCCTTTGTAAATTCTTCACCCAATGAACGGAATTCCTCAAGCTTGACCATCTTCTTCAGATCTTCACTAAACTGGACGTAGAGTCGTTCATATTCACCCGCAAGAATCATGGGAGCAATGTCTTCGCCGCCAATTCTTTTCATATCACTAGTGTCTCCCTTCGGATTACCTTGATTGTTACCACTGCAGCTTGCCATAACTAGGACAATCATGAGCAGAGAGATTAGGGTACGCCCCATATGAGTTAAATTCCGCCTCTTATTGTTAAGCATTCAACAGATCCTCCTTTGCTTAATAGGTTAGATCTAGCATACTGGACTAAACTTACGACCCGTTTAATTAAAGATTACTTGTTCATAAACTATTCTTGCATGTCGGATTAAAAGTTAA harbors:
- a CDS encoding TetR/AcrR family transcriptional regulator → MSEKMDRRQARTKQLMRDALLSIIEERSIEGITVTDIANRADINRGTFYLHYRDVAGMLDQMKEEAFEHIQNTIQQLNPKELMVYADKNEPYPKITLIFEEVKRQAKFFKVMFGPHGDVSYINRFKDLMETRIFKNLSYAQPQEENRLVPLEFLISYMASANLGVVLHWLQSGMKQTPLELSAIMTNLMNYGPITSSGLRIETPKMASKNRSN
- a CDS encoding YhgE/Pip domain-containing protein → MALIKQKKLWIGIVAVFVVLVVFGAAMMGSIVGAKPKNLPVAIVVLDQQVGLPTGESLAVGEKIREKLLSNKQLPIVWKVVGSEAEVRAGLDHQEYYGALVLPTDLSSGLLSLASPDRKPATVKIITNEGANTQASSAVKQMLGAAMKGASLELSAQLLGQISQQSEQITVGAAKALLSPIIIEEETVHAVGINNASGNAPGMLTQIQWIGSLVAGLMLFIISKGVAAKGTRRWGVILSQLGVGLVLLMAVSGFLVWMASSWYGMELTHAVDTWLFLWLAGSAFFFIQSSLLNWIGLPTMGILVLLMFFSMPVLNIAPEFLSQATQDWLYSWVPLKFVAVGLREVMYFGGFKSGSMNVEVLWGILVFFLIVLVASGVKKAKPQDVAVTAIANPVL
- a CDS encoding alpha/beta fold hydrolase, with product MKPIPKKKMSTTSGNLEYSQSGEGIPAVILINGGSGPIEGWYKVFHELAEETTVFAYNRFGVGGSDKPSTPQHGNAIVNSLRELLQEVNLHPPYILVGHSLGGLYANLFARQYPDDIAGVVLLDSSHPQDLKINETQNGFIRGINRILRKFDSFSPHNQWNEVHFVEKTVEQIGQAAPFPDVPLFVVSGGKKPPMLPEHAYQLRKANQLDFVQRNPQGKHIIAFRSGHFPQMSEPEVVKQAIQECIAKVRKKDT
- a CDS encoding M23 family metallopeptidase, which translates into the protein MLNNKRRNLTHMGRTLISLLMIVLVMASCSGNNQGNPKGDTSDMKRIGGEDIAPMILAGEYERLYVQFSEDLKKMVKLEEFRSLGEEFTKDIDSFQLLSNMQVNGAESLVWNDISESKELTATVDAKGTIIGIQILPHEPHPETDDAYSKTLFNLPFGGEWLVYWGGKSRFVNYHYEYEQIRYAYDFLKEKNGYTYEGNPKLNDSYFAFNEEIYAPAEGVVVEAIDGILDNEPVGKMNEEQPAGNMVLIQHTNGEYSTIAHLKKGSVKVKTGDTVTTGQLIGLCGNSGNSSEPHIHFQVSSGTDENKLTTLPITFKDGLEPIRGDIVSGTINKQ